The Chlorocebus sabaeus isolate Y175 chromosome 6, mChlSab1.0.hap1, whole genome shotgun sequence genome has a segment encoding these proteins:
- the TRIR gene encoding telomerase RNA component interacting RNase isoform X2, whose protein sequence is MAARGRRAEPPGREAPGPAGGGGGGSRWAESGPGTSPESGDEEVSGAGSSPVSGGVNLFANDGSFLELFKRKMEEEQRQRQEEPPPGPQRPDQSAAAAGPGDPKRKGGGQTQRREQTSPQDGNSSQEAEDGG, encoded by the exons ATGGCTGCCCGAGGGAGACGGGCGGAGCCTCCGGGTCGGGAGGCGCCGGGCCCCGCGGGCGGTGGCGGTGGCGGGAGCCGTTGGGCTGAGTCAGGACCGGGGACGTCGCCCGAGAGCGGGGACGAGGAGGTGTCGGGCGCGGGTTCGAGCCCCGTATCGGGCGGCGTGAACTTGTTCGCCAACGACGGCAGCTTCCTGGAGCTGTTCAAGCGGAAGATGGAGGAGGAGCAGCGGCAGCGGCAGGAGGAGCCGCCCCCGGGTCCGCAGCGACCCGACCAGTCGGCCGCCGCCGCTGGCCCTGGGGATCCGAAGAGGAAGGGCG GTGGGCAAACGCAGAGGCGGGAACAAACTAGCCCTCAAGACGGGAATAGTAGCCAAGAAGCAGAAGACGGAGGATGA
- the TRIR gene encoding telomerase RNA component interacting RNase isoform X1 gives MAARGRRAEPPGREAPGPAGGGGGGSRWAESGPGTSPESGDEEVSGAGSSPVSGGVNLFANDGSFLELFKRKMEEEQRQRQEEPPPGPQRPDQSAAAAGPGDPKRKGGPGSTLSFVGKRRGGNKLALKTGIVAKKQKTEDEVLTSKGDAWAKYMAEVKKYKAHQCGDDDKTRPLVK, from the exons ATGGCTGCCCGAGGGAGACGGGCGGAGCCTCCGGGTCGGGAGGCGCCGGGCCCCGCGGGCGGTGGCGGTGGCGGGAGCCGTTGGGCTGAGTCAGGACCGGGGACGTCGCCCGAGAGCGGGGACGAGGAGGTGTCGGGCGCGGGTTCGAGCCCCGTATCGGGCGGCGTGAACTTGTTCGCCAACGACGGCAGCTTCCTGGAGCTGTTCAAGCGGAAGATGGAGGAGGAGCAGCGGCAGCGGCAGGAGGAGCCGCCCCCGGGTCCGCAGCGACCCGACCAGTCGGCCGCCGCCGCTGGCCCTGGGGATCCGAAGAGGAAGGGCGGTCCGGGCTCCACACTTAGCTTC GTGGGCAAACGCAGAGGCGGGAACAAACTAGCCCTCAAGACGGGAATAGTAGCCAAGAAGCAGAAGACGGAGGATGAG GTATTAACAAGTAAAGGTGACGCGTGGGCCAAGTACATGGCAGAAGTGAAAAAGTACAAAGCCCACCAGTGCGGTGACGATGATAAAACTCGGCCCCTGGTGAAATGA